A window of Daucus carota subsp. sativus chromosome 2, DH1 v3.0, whole genome shotgun sequence genomic DNA:
attgaaaatttattattatttagataataattgatttgggccgcctcccgttcccgtcaaacacaatactaattaagaatcatttacattattataaaattaatatatgattcctattttatatatcctattttttttaattatttttattttatgattcctatttattacttaaaaattattattcttttatagttctaatttttttgctattagttttttttaatgattattatctttacaatcccttATTTTCTATAcagagtttaaaaaaaaatataagaccaaattgaaaataaaaattgtacgtattaccttaccacattcccgtcaaacataatactaattgaaaatttattattatttagataaaaattggtttgggccgtctcccgtgcccgtcaaacacaatactaatcaagaatcatttacattattataaaatcaatatatgattcctatattatatatcctatttttttgttaattatttttattttatgattcttaTTTATTACTTAGAAATTAtcattcttttatggttctaattttttttaatgattattatctttacaatcctttattttccatacgaaatttaaaaaaaatataagattgaattgaagataaaaattgtacgtattaccttacaaatcttaaatataaattgtattttatctatgattgttagtttaaataaatataatcctactctTTTTAAGGTTCTTagataaaaaaagaattgtattatctttggaatccaaaaaaaaaaaagaattgtattaacttttggaattcTTGAGACGCCAGagttcaataagaaaagaataatatcacttttagaattcttaaacctgattttttgaatcataattatattttttatccgaaatttaagaaaaattggaagactgaatcgaagcaTTCTAGAGACACCCGCAtccttttttttaatgattattatctttacaatcctttattttctatacaaaattttaaaaaaatataagactaatttgaagataaaaattgtacgtattaccttacaaatcttaaatataaattgtattttatctatgattgttagtttaaataaatataatcctactctTTTTAAGATTCTTagataagaaaataattgtattatcttttgaataaaaaaaaagaattgtattaacttttggaattcTTGAGACGCCAGagttcaataagaaaagaataatatcacttttagaattcttaaacctgatttttcgaattataattatagtttatatcccaaatttaagaaaaatcagaagactgaatcgagcaattctagagacacccgcatcctcctttatatatataaagaattgtattaacttttggaattcTTGAGACGCCAGagttcaataagaaaagaataatatcacttttagaattcttaaacctgatttttcgaattataattatagtttatatcccaaatttaagaaaaatcagaagactgaatcgagcaattctagagacacccgcatcctcctttatatatatatatgatatatattgatgattgaacTTTCACGGGCATGTatggatataaaaaaaaatacttggcCAAATTACACACACATAGTTATATCTCCCCTCTTTTTTATAGTTCCTCGACACTAATGTTTAAACtccttaatatattatataaatatttatgtcgaTTGAACAACATATCCATCATCTTACTAATATCactaaaaaatatgaatttaactCGTAAATCATAggtaataaaaaatttgaaagataatttaatttatatatatttgtcaaaattaaattataataataagtcATTAATTTAAGTTTAAGTCTAACCCAAACTCTAATCGAtactatttgtttttgttttttttttgataaaaatgaatcaattcattaattaaaagtcatacggcatctacaaacacaatcgaaattggacagacgctcaagaatatcgctgttgaatccttccttcttggagaggcaaccgagcgatttgaagatgatttgaatatacacACCTGTTTCCATCTGATTGATTTTCACCTGAGTGTTCTGAACAATTGACCATAGATGCGATCTcataataaccttcaaatctgaatcaaaaccatgaaaatcatgccgatctataacctcggtcatgaagaacatcaaaacacatcgaaacaaaacaaaccaactctcacaagaaggagagacaaacaaaacccaaataaattggaacTTATTGAAGAGGAAATAAGATTTCAAACCAAGAACACAGAAAACAAGaaattggggctttccaccggtgaaaaccgatggaaacCCCTTCAAAATTTTTCAACGGAGACTagggaggctagggttttgaaGGAGAGAATGAGTAAAAAATTACCGATACTATTTGTTAACTTTATTTTTGTGTTAATAAACCGTTTTATATGAAGTAAAGGAGGATGTGATTCATAATTCAGAACACTACTCAGAAATCAAGCTATTTTGCTTAAATtagaattattttaatattatttatatatatatagtcactCTTTATAAAATGttatgtaattaaaattatttaataaaaagttatGGTTAATCATCTACATAGAAAGatcattatttttttgacaacattTAATTGAGATAATCAAACCAATAGAGCATAAAAAAGTTTGTTTGGAACAACATGGAAAGAAATTTAAAACACAAAAATTGTCGACGTAGATTATCTTTgcacatttaaaaatatttttataaagtgaCAAATGTCATGTTCAACGTGATTCTTGACCTTGTAGTTTACTGTTCATCAATTTTCTCACTTGGATTTTGTGAGAGGTATTctgattattaaattataagtcACTGGAAAAGTCAAAAGATCTTTTTTGATAATGTTAAGGTCTTTTTCGTAGTTATATAAAACTTTAGATAGAATAGAGCAGAGCTGAGAATTGGCATTAAACTAAGCTGAATTTGTCTACTTTTGAACTCATTGCTTGAATTATGGCTGTAAACTTATTCAGGCACATAAGACTATAAGAGTAAAATACAGCATTTGAACAAGCTGGCCTGCTTCTGTACTTTCCAAAACACTTACCACCTAAAACAGAAACTTTTGGAATCTTCTATGAAGTACGAGTCTGAGGTTCATCTGATTCACCTGTTTCGATAAAATCACAAGCAAGAACTTcacaatattaaaattcaacGAGTCAATCCGAGGAATAATTCAGTTCAACAACGGTAGGAATGAATTTACTGTACCTGTATCCGCATCAATATTGTGCACAAATGGCAATAACACACTTTACTCCAGTTCTGTAGGATAACGAAATATTATCTAGGCGAGTCTTATTACTAATTGCTTTGTCAAATTTCACAACAGCTCTCTGTTTTATTTATGTTCGGACAAGACATTGAAAGGAAAGAGTAGTGCAGCTTCCTAATTGAATCAGGATTAGTTtgcatatgaaaacacaatttatATGCTTGTCGACATTGTTTAAAAATAATGGTAAATCCTGCTACTAGAAGCCATGCCAGAGACTCACAGTGGCCAGTTTTTGTACTGCAGTGTTCTTGATTTCTCTTGCTCCATCTAAGTAGCGAGTTTTATTTTATCTTGATGTTTTAGGATCAAGGTTATGAACTTGTAGGCAGTGAACCCTAGCCAAAGAATGAAGGAATCTTATGTTTACACTCACATCCCCCCGATTAAATAAGCATTTCGCCAATGCTGCCAAGGGGAAGATCATGAGGgctcacaatttttttttaaaatttattgagaATGCTGCCAAGGGGAAGgctcacaatttttttttaaatttattgagggctcacaatttttatatttatttatttatttatttttaatgtagGAACCCGCTAGGCCccggaggcataatcacaaattctcctCCCTTCgagagtcgaacctgtgaccaagggGATACAAGTCCTCgtttttaaccagctgaaccaacccttgcgggccacaatttttatttcatatGTCTTATTCTCATACAGGGACAAGGACCGAGTGTTTAATTTATCAATACAAGAAAGGTACTGGAAAAGATAAGTCCAGAAGGTTAAGCCAGCCTGCAGTACTCTTGTGGTTGTCCAGATTGCTCCCCAGCTGAAGGATCCTGTTCGACTCCTGCCACtacaaaatcagcaaaagaaaacaaaacaggCTCTCCACAAATGTACACATAAATGATGCTTCTGCGGACAGCACATTACTCTACTTGAACCAGCACTACTTTGGTCAGTGGTTCCTCAAATATATTGGCAAAAATATCTGGAAAAACGCAAATAAGAGTAACATAAAATTCAGATTCAAATTGAAGTTAGTATTAGATCATTAGATGGGGGACCGGGAGACTTTTGCAGAAGGGACTGGGAATCTCAGCAGGATAATCAGTCGTAATATGGAAGATACGTTTGGAAGTTCCAGAAAATGGAATAGAGCAAACGACGATGAAGTTGCTCTAAGATTGGCTGTTCTGGAGAAACTGCCTACTCACAAAAGGGTAAGAAGAGCTATAGTTACCTCTGTTACTTATGGCAATGATGACAAAGATAATGGAAAGGTTGAACACAAAGAGATTGATGTCCGGAAGCTAAACAGGACTGATCGGAAAGAATTCATTGATAGGCTGTTTAAGATTCCCAAGGATGATAATGACAAATTCTTAAGAAATTTTAGGAGACGCATTGACAAGTAAGCCTTTGATGTATAATACAAAAAAATGTAAATGCATTTTAGACATATCTAGCATTCCACAAAAGTAAGTAGTCATTATATTTGCTCGTATAATTTATAAGTGTTGTTACAGAGCCAGGTTAATATTCAACTTCTCACGGATCATCAAAATTCTAAATCTTACACACGTAATCTATAACCAGTTTATTAATTGAGTTGTATGCGTACTTTATTTGCTTTGTTTTTCTGGTCTCAGGGTAGGGATCGAACTTCCCACAGTAGAGGTTAGGTTTGAGAATTTAACAGTGGATGCTCACTGCTTCATTGGAGATAGAACACTTCCGACCTTATCAAATGCTGCACTGAACGTAGCCGAAGCAGCTTTGAGCTGGTTTGGCTTTAAATCGGGCAAGAAAGCAAAACTTACAATCCTGAAAGATGCAACTGGGATAATTAAACCAGCAAGGTAGATAGCTATgtgaaaaatataagaaaatactcTCGACATCCGGCAAGCTGCCAATTGCTCACAATTTTACGAAATTTACTGAAATTCTTGTTGTTGGTATACAGAATGGCCCTGCTATTAGGCCCACCTTCTTCCGGAAAGACAACCTTCTTGTTGGCTCTGGCCGGAAAACTGGACTCTAACTTAAAGGTTACTAAACATATAGTGTTTTTAAGTACTACTCAAAAACACCATTAGTTTATACACATTCTTGGCAAgtaaaatgtcaaaaaaattcaatttattattatctaattGATTATGAATGGGGAGCTGCAGGTTGAAGGAGAAATTACTTATAATGGACATACCCTTGAAGAGTTTGTGGCGCAGAAGACATCTGCATATATTAGCCAAAATGATGTTCATGTTGGACAAATGACTGTAAAAGAAACCCTGGATTTTTCTGCAAGGTGCCAGGGTGTTGGATCAAGATATGGTACATTAATCATTTTAGACATTTATCTGACATTCTGATGTTCATTATTTTTCGCTGAGTCTGATTTCCTAAAAAATATTGCAGAACTCTTAACCGAGCTTCTGAGGAAAGAAAAAGAGGCGGGAATCTGTCCTGATGCTGAGCTTGATCTTTTCATGAAGGTACGCAATTGCACGTACAGTAACAAATCAACAAGAAACACACATGGTgtagtatttttttaatcttatcTGTTTTGCTCCTTGATGACTAAAGCAAACAGCAATTCAAGGCATTCAGAGCAGTTTAATCACTGATTACACTTTAAGGGTAAGCTGAAGACAAAACTTTCAGATCCTATGTCAATGTGCATATTATACTTTCctgcaaatttaaattttaagaaattttatttttaatttgaacaaATACAGTTATTAGGACTTGACATATGCGAAGACACTATAATTGGGGATGAAATGCTACGAGGAATATCAGGCGGCCAGAAAAAAAGAGTAACAACAGGTtagattatttttctcaatgttctattaaaaaaatgtcTGGCATTGTTTAGAGAATTATATCCACATTGGCGGAATATTGATGCAAGTGCTCACAGGAGAAATGATTGTTGGGCCGACCAAAACCCTTTTTATGGATGAAATATCAACTGGCTTGGACAGCTCTACAACATTTCAGATAGTCAAGTGCTTGCAGCAGATAGTCCATTTAACCGAGGCTACTGTGTTGATGTCCCTCCTTCAACCGGATCCTGAGACGTTCAATCTCTTTGATGATATCATTCTAATATCCGAGGGACAGATTGTTTACCAAGGCCCACGGGATCACATAGTCGAATTCTTCCATAAATGTGGATTCAAATGTCCAGAGCGTAAGGGTGTTGCTGACTTCTTACAAGAGGTAGGTAATGCAATTTTTATAGTATGCAGGTGAATCTTTCTACAAGACTCTATCTATTGCAGGTCTTTAACGTTATCAGTGCAAGCAGGTTACCTCAATGAAGGACCAAGAACAGTACTGGGAAGACAAAACTCAACCTTACAAATACATATCTGTTTCAGAATTCGCAAGTCAGTTCAAACGTTTTCATGTAGGCCTAAGGCTTGAGAACGATCTTTCTATCCCATACGACAAGTCAACAAGCCATGGCGCTGCTCTAGTTTTCAATAAATATCTGGATTCTAAAGTGGAGATACTGAAGGCCACTTATGATAAAGAATGGTTACTGATAAGGAGAAATTCCTTCTTTTATGTGTTCAAGATGGTCCAGATAATCATAATGGCAGTCATCACAGCAACTGTGTTTTTGAGTAAAAAAATGAAAGCTGATAATGAAGCCGATGGGGCAGTTTATATTGGTTCAATTTCATTTGCGGTGCTAATTAATATCTTCAATGGTTTCGCTGAACTTTCTCTCACCATTCAGCGACTTCCTGTATTTTACAAGCAAAGAGACCTTCTCTTCCACCCACCATGGGCTTTCACACTTCCAATATTTCTTCTCTCGTTACCAATATCTGTGTTGGAATCCACAGCTTATACAGGCGTAACTTATTATGCTATTGGATATGCGCCAGAAGCTAGTAGGTAATTCTCACTTCCACAGCTAGTTCACATTTAACTTGACCTTGGTTAGTTTTATCTCTTTCCATGGGACAGCTAGAATTATTAGTACTATCAAGATCTTAATCCATGTATATAAGAACTTTTGTACCATATCTGAATTTCAGGTTTTTCACACAGCTGCTGCTGATATTTCTGATACAGCAAATGGCTAATAGCCTTTTTAGATTAATCTGTGGAGTATGCAGAACCAAATTTGTGTCAAATACTGGTGGAGGACTCACTCTTCTCGTTTTAATTCTTTTTGGGTTTATTCTTCCAAAAGGTCAGCAAAAGCAATTATTCACTGCTATAGAACTCCTGAGATATGTCATATAGAAGGGAAAAATATTCATTTACAACATATAGAAGTGTATGAACAAGATAGTCCCAAAATCTGAGTGTGAGACGGTTATGCATATCAATAACTCGACTAACCAATAATTACATTAATTGTGACAGATGATGTCCCAAGTTGGTTAGAGTGGGCTTACTGGATTTCACCAATACCTTACACTACAAGTTCCCTAGCTGTAAATGAGATGCTTGCTCCAAGGTGGATGAACAAGCTGGTATGGAATTCAGACGATCCTtcctattttttttgtcaggctTTATCGACTTGAACAATATTGTGAATATTACAATTGTTACATTTAGTGAGTGCAGTTGTCTGAGCATATGATTAAACACAGGCTTCTGACAACAATACCAGCTTAGGCGTTGCAGTCTTAAAGAGCTTTAACTTCTCTATCGACCCAAATTGGGTTTGGATATGCGCAGCTGCTCTGTTTGGCTTTATAATTCTCTTTAACATTCTCTTCACGTTCGCTCTTACATACCTGAGTTGTAAGTTCTTCTCTTTTCTCTAAGATTGGATTGATAAACTCTTCAT
This region includes:
- the LOC108207985 gene encoding ABC transporter G family member 29-like isoform X1 — its product is MGDRETFAEGTGNLSRIISRNMEDTFGSSRKWNRANDDEVALRLAVLEKLPTHKRVRRAIVTSVTYGNDDKDNGKVEHKEIDVRKLNRTDRKEFIDRLFKIPKDDNDKFLRNFRRRIDKVGIELPTVEVRFENLTVDAHCFIGDRTLPTLSNAALNVAEAALSWFGFKSGKKAKLTILKDATGIIKPARMALLLGPPSSGKTTFLLALAGKLDSNLKVEGEITYNGHTLEEFVAQKTSAYISQNDVHVGQMTVKETLDFSARCQGVGSRYELLTELLRKEKEAGICPDAELDLFMKQTAIQGIQSSLITDYTLRLLGLDICEDTIIGDEMLRGISGGQKKRVTTGEMIVGPTKTLFMDEISTGLDSSTTFQIVKCLQQIVHLTEATVLMSLLQPDPETFNLFDDIILISEGQIVYQGPRDHIVEFFHKCGFKCPERKGVADFLQEVTSMKDQEQYWEDKTQPYKYISVSEFASQFKRFHVGLRLENDLSIPYDKSTSHGAALVFNKYLDSKVEILKATYDKEWLLIRRNSFFYVFKMVQIIIMAVITATVFLSKKMKADNEADGAVYIGSISFAVLINIFNGFAELSLTIQRLPVFYKQRDLLFHPPWAFTLPIFLLSLPISVLESTAYTGVTYYAIGYAPEASRFFTQLLLIFLIQQMANSLFRLICGVCRTKFVSNTGGGLTLLVLILFGFILPKDDVPSWLEWAYWISPIPYTTSSLAVNEMLAPRWMNKLASDNNTSLGVAVLKSFNFSIDPNWVWICAAALFGFIILFNILFTFALTYLSSPETRQATTSRETENAITKSPGSRSARIESDSLRGFEFTSDGGTPKEMANQQKSNQSNYNKPDMTDYASLATAAAGIGPKRGMVLPFTPLAMSFDAVNYFVDVPPQMKEQVDHDKLQLLSQVTGAFKPGILTALMGVSGAGKTTLMDVLSGRKTGGHIEGDIRISGYPKKQETFARVTGYCEQNDIHSPQVTVRESLIYSAFLRLSRDIHTEDKMTFVDEVISLVELDNLKDSIVGLPGVSGLSTEQRKRLTIAVELVANPSIIFMDEPTSGLDARAAAIVMRTVRNTVDTGRTVVCTIHQPSIDIFEAFDELLLLKCGGQVIYSGPLGRNSHILVEYFEEIDGVPKIKEKYNPATWMLEVSSVSAEFRLGMDFAEHYQSSKLYQRNKVLVKELSTPSPGQEDLYFPTKYSRSTWEQFTSCLWKQRLSYWRTPDYNLVRFFFTGTVAIILGAVFWKIGAQRERSNELYTIIGAMVNSVMFIGINNCMTVQPLIDVERTVFYRERSAGMYSALPYAMAQVFVEIPYTLFQTIVYSIIAYSMLGFEWTASKFLLFIFIHFFTFLYFTYYGMMTVSLTPNHQIAAILSGAFVGLFNLFSGFYIPKPRIPVYWMWYYYICPMAWTVYGLIVSQFGDVEDTIEVPGVTPDPSIKAYMEVQFGYDPDFMVPVGTIIVGFTVFFAFMYALCLRTLNFQTR
- the LOC108207985 gene encoding ABC transporter G family member 29-like isoform X2, whose translation is MGDRETFAEGTGNLSRIISRNMEDTFGSSRKWNRANDDEVALRLAVLEKLPTHKRVRRAIVTSVTYGNDDKDNGKVEHKEIDVRKLNRTDRKEFIDRLFKIPKDDNDKFLRNFRRRIDKVGIELPTVEVRFENLTVDAHCFIGDRTLPTLSNAALNVAEAALSWFGFKSGKKAKLTILKDATGIIKPARMALLLGPPSSGKTTFLLALAGKLDSNLKVEGEITYNGHTLEEFVAQKTSAYISQNDVHVGQMTVKETLDFSARCQGVGSRYELLTELLRKEKEAGICPDAELDLFMKQTAIQGIQSSLITDYTLRLLGLDICEDTIIGDEMLRGISGGQKKRVTTGEMIVGPTKTLFMDEISTGLDSSTTFQIVKCLQQIVHLTEATVLMSLLQPDPETFNLFDDIILISEGQIVYQGPRDHIVEFFHKCGFKCPERKGVADFLQEVTSMKDQEQYWEDKTQPYKYISVSEFASQFKRFHVGLRLENDLSIPYDKSTSHGAALVFNKYLDSKVEILKATYDKEWLLIRRNSFFYVFKMVQIIIMAVITATVFLSKKMKADNEADGAVYIGSISFAVLINIFNGFAELSLTIQRLPVFYKQRDLLFHPPWAFTLPIFLLSLPISVLESTAYTGVTYYAIGYAPEASRFFTQLLLIFLIQQMANSLFRLICGVCRTKFVSNTGGGLTLLVLILFGFILPKDDVPSWLEWAYWISPIPYTTSSLAVNEMLAPRWMNKLASDNNTSLGVAVLKSFNFSIDPNWVWICAAALFGFIILFNILFTFALTYLSSPETRQATTSRETENAITKSPGSRSARIESDSLRGFEFTSDGGTPKEMANQQKSNQSNYNKPDMTDYASLATAAAGIGPKRGMVLPFTPLAMSFDAVNYFVDVPPMKEQVDHDKLQLLSQVTGAFKPGILTALMGVSGAGKTTLMDVLSGRKTGGHIEGDIRISGYPKKQETFARVTGYCEQNDIHSPQVTVRESLIYSAFLRLSRDIHTEDKMTFVDEVISLVELDNLKDSIVGLPGVSGLSTEQRKRLTIAVELVANPSIIFMDEPTSGLDARAAAIVMRTVRNTVDTGRTVVCTIHQPSIDIFEAFDELLLLKCGGQVIYSGPLGRNSHILVEYFEEIDGVPKIKEKYNPATWMLEVSSVSAEFRLGMDFAEHYQSSKLYQRNKVLVKELSTPSPGQEDLYFPTKYSRSTWEQFTSCLWKQRLSYWRTPDYNLVRFFFTGTVAIILGAVFWKIGAQRERSNELYTIIGAMVNSVMFIGINNCMTVQPLIDVERTVFYRERSAGMYSALPYAMAQVFVEIPYTLFQTIVYSIIAYSMLGFEWTASKFLLFIFIHFFTFLYFTYYGMMTVSLTPNHQIAAILSGAFVGLFNLFSGFYIPKPRIPVYWMWYYYICPMAWTVYGLIVSQFGDVEDTIEVPGVTPDPSIKAYMEVQFGYDPDFMVPVGTIIVGFTVFFAFMYALCLRTLNFQTR